AGAGCAATCGCACTACCCCTTACCAAACAACAACTGTTCAAGATAAGACTTATTCTGTGAAACTCTCATTTTACTGCGTTTCACAGAGAGTTTAGCATCCCCATTGGCTCGAATTAAGTTTAATGCGGTACGAGTCAGTAATGCTTTATTTGCTTTTTCATGACGTTCAAGACTTTTTTGGTCATCTTCACCAAAGATAACATCTAACACCCAATGCTGACTGTTTTCAATAGACCAATGGTTACAAATGGCATCAGCAATCATATTAACATCTGTCAGGGAGCTTAGGTAATAACGGCGTTCAGTGGTCACCTTATCTTTAACATCACGAATGGATTCTACCATGACCACTGCATGAAGGTTAGTCCAATCATCTTTACCTGATAACCAATCAGGTTGTGTTGATGTCGCATAACGTCTTGTCTTAATACGACCGTGGTCTTTTTCGACAGTCTGTATGCTGGTCATGTTGTTATTATTAAGCTTGCTGTTTAACCACAGTACGATGTCTTCATACAAAGTTTTGTGGTTTTGCTTTAAGGCAAAGATGTACTTGGCTTTTGCTTTAATGATTTGTTTGCTGATGTCTTTTTGACAGTAAATGGCATCGGCTGTCACAATACTCCC
This Moraxella sp. K1664 DNA region includes the following protein-coding sequences:
- a CDS encoding ISAs1 family transposase yields the protein MLTNPIDYLSQVHDPRRQNKNLLHPLKNILTIALTAVICGYHDWVDIEDFGNENKTWFATFLDLTHGIPSHDTFGNVFKRLNKDELSRYFSEWMNQTQANHPHIAIDGKFIQGGYKNDNALQLVTAFASQTKLILAQVDIADKNNEISTLPQLLKLIDISGSIVTADAIYCQKDISKQIIKAKAKYIFALKQNHKTLYEDIVLWLNSKLNNNNMTSIQTVEKDHGRIKTRRYATSTQPDWLSGKDDWTNLHAVVMVESIRDVKDKVTTERRYYLSSLTDVNMIADAICNHWSIENSQHWVLDVIFGEDDQKSLERHEKANKALLTRTALNLIRANGDAKLSVKRSKMRVSQNKSYLEQLLFGKG